CTTTGGTGGCGCTTTGGCCAACACCGCCCCCATCGACCTGGCCACCGTGGCTTCCAAGGCGGCGCTGGAGCGTTCGGGCGTGGCCCCGGAACAGATCGGCCACGTGGTCTTTGGCCATGTGATCAACACTGAACCGCGCGATATGTACCTGTCCCGTGTCGCAGCAATGCAGGCAGGCATTCCCAACGGCACCCCGGCGATGAACGTGAACCGCCTGTGCGGATCGGGTGCGCAGGCCATCGTGTCGGGTATCCAGTCGCTGATGCTGGGGGATGCGGATTACGCCCTGACCGGCGGCGCCGAGAACATGTCGCGCAGCCCTTTCATCACGCCGTCGGCGCGCTGGGGTCAGAAGATGGGCGATGTGAAATCGCTGGACATGATGCTGGGCGCGCTCAGCTGCCCCTTTGGCACCGGCCACATGGGGGTCACGGCGGAAAACGTGGCGGATGAACACGGCGTCACCCGCGAGCAGATGGATGAATTCGCGATGACCAGCCAGACCCGCGCGGCAGCTGCGATCGAGGCGGGGCATTTCGCCAGCCAGATCGTGCCGGTTGAGGTCAAGGTCAAGCGCGACATGGTGCCGTTCGAGGTGGACGAACACCCCAAGGCAACCTCGATGGAGGCGCTGGCCGGTCTGCGTCCGGTGTTCCAGAAGGATGGCCGTGTGACCGCGGGCAACGCCTCGGGCATCAATGATGGTGCAGCGGCGCTGGTTCTGGCGCGGGCCGAGGCGGCTGAAAAGGCGGGTCTCACGCCCAAGGCGCGGGTCGTCGGATACGCCCATGCCGGTGTGCGCCCCGAGGTGATGGGCATCGGCCCGGTGCCCGCGGTGCAGAACCTGTTGAAGAAAACCGGTCTGAAGGCGAGCGATTTCGACGTGATCGAGTCCAACGAAGCCTTTGCCGCGCAGGCGCTGGCTGTGAACAAGGAACTGGGACTTGATCCGGCCAAGGTGAACCCGAATGGCGGCGCCATCGCACTGGGCCACCCGGTTGGCGCCACCGGCGCGTTGATCACCATCAAGACGCTGTATGAACTGGAGCGCACTGGCGGCAAGCTGGGGCTGATCACCATGTGCATCGGCGGCGGTCAGGGCATCGCCCTGGCGATTGAACGTCTCTGATAAGCGATAACTGGCGCGCGTGGCAGGTCCACGCGCGCCGGGTTTCAGGGGGCAGACCTCCAACAGGAGGGCAAATCCGCGCGGGAGACCTTGTTCTTGCTTGCCGCGGTCAGCCTGCAAATACTGCTGTGCTGCTTTTGGTCGTTTCTGCTGATATTGATTTACCTCAACTACAAAACCATTTGGCGCGCCTAGTCTCCGAGTCCGGTGGACGCGATGGAGCGGTGTTTTGATAGGTGCACTTTCGAACAGTGTTTTGAGGGCTTTATCGATGTTCGCGGCGTCCCTCTGTGTCGGTTGTGACCAAGAGACTGCTGGCGCAGCGGGATTGACTGCGTCAAATGTTCTGGTCGCCCCTTTGGTCTACCCAGTAGCGGCTACAGCGCAGTTGGGTAGAAACCAAGAGAACACTGTTCAACCCGTTCTTGTCACGACTGGTGATGGAAAGGTTCTCTCGCCAAGTTTCGAAGGAACGCCTGAAGCTGAATTCCGGACTTCAAGAAGAACGGTTATTTGTTCAGGAGAGATCCCGTATTTTCGCGGAGCTGACGTCCACGATGGTTTTATCCCCTGCAGTGGCGGAAAAAGAGCGCAAGCGAAGCTTTTTTCTCACTACGGTAAGCAACTGGTTCTGGACATTGGTCCGGCGAATGTTGCTGTCAGGGAACTTAATAGACCTCAAGCCGCATATCCGATTTATGCGCTGGGGGAGGTCGAATTCCGTTGCAAAGGCAACTACTCCAGCTCATCTGGTCGCGCAGCGCCATTTATGGTCGGCTGCGGTTCTAGGTTCAGCGAGGGGGTGGGAGCCGTTTCGCTTCAGGCCAAGGACGGAAAGCGAAAACACTTGACGGTTTGGGTCGACGCCCCCCTCTGATTTTCGACCAGCTGCGGATTGTGGGCATCTTCACGGCCCTATGGTTTCGGCTTTTTGCGTGACTTTCCGGAGCCGACCGTGTTCAGAGAACAAGCGCCAACAGCCCCACACACAGACCACCTGCACCGGCTCCGATCATCGCCGGAGCAAGCCAGCCCCAGGAACTGCGCGGGTGCGCCTCTGTGTCCTGCACCTGCGCGACAAGCGCTCGTTCCACCAGCGCGGGCAGGCGCGGGCCAAAGCGAGCCATCACCCGGGCAGTGCTGAGCAGATCCGACGCCACCGCGCGCGGGCCGATGGATTTCTTGATGTAATCCTCGACCACGGGACGGGCGGCTTCCCAGATGTTGATATGAGGATCCAGCGAACGGGCGACACCTTCAACAACGACCATGGTGCGTTGCAAAAGGATCAGCTCGGTTCGGGTTTCCATGCCGAACCGCTCGGTCACCTCGAACAGATAATTCAGCAGGCGGCCCATGGAGATATGGCTGGCATCCATGCCAAAGATCGGCTCGCCTACCGCGCGCAGGGCGCGGGCGAATTCATCCACGTCTCGGTCGGCGGGGACATAGCCGGCTTCGAAATGCACCTCGGCGACACGTTTGTAATCGCGCTTGATGAAGCCGAACAGGATTTCGGCGTAAACCCGGCGGGTGTATTCGTCGATGTGCCCCATGATCCCGAAATCATAGGCGATGATATCGCCATTGGCGGCGACCTTCAGGTTGCCTTGGTGCATGTCGGCGTGGAAGAAGCCATCGCGCAGGGCGTGTTGCAGGAACAGGGTCAGCACCCGTGCGCCCAGTACCTGCCTGTCGTGGCCCGCCGCATCGATGGCGTCATTGTCACCCAGCGGCACCCCGTCGGCCCAGCCCAGCGTCATCACCCGGCGCGCCGAATGGTTCCACTGCACCTGCGGCAGGGTGAACCCTTCGTCCTGGCCGGTATTGGCGGCAAATTCCGAGGCTGCAGCACTTTCCAGGCGCAGGTCCAACTCGCCCTGAACCACGCCGTCGAAATGCTCGATCACATCGATGGGGCGCAGGCGCCGCGCGCCGGGGGCAAAGAGATCCACGATGCGGGCCGCGAAATAGAAGGCGTCCACGTCCTTCTTGAAGGCGCGCTCGATGCCGGGGCGCAGCACCTTTACGGCGACAAATTCGCCGCTATCAGCCAGTCGCGCACGGTGTACCTGCGCAATCGAGGCGGCTGCGATGGGTTCGCTGAACTCGGAAAAGACCTCATCCACCGGGCGGCTCAGCTCCTTTGCCACTTCGGCCATCGCAACTTCGCGTGGGAAGGGGGGCAGCTTGTCCTGCAGGACGCGCAACTGCTGAGCCAGATCCTCACCCACCACATCGGGGCGGGTGGACAGGACCTGTCCGAACTTGATGTAGGCGGGCCCCAGTGCGGTTAGGGCGCGTGTGGCGGGCGGCATCTTGGGATCGCCCTTGTAGCCCAGCCACTTGAACGGCCAACCCAGGGTATGGGCCAGAATGCGCAGGGGTTTGGGCGCCTCGAAGGCATCCAGAACCACGTTCATGGCGCCGGTACGCTCCAGCGTGGCGCCGGTGCGGATCAGGCGGATAATGTTGTGGGGACCGCGCATGGATCAGATCTTCCAGCCGGAGTGCAGCGCCGCGATGCCCAGCGACAGGTTGCGGTATTTGGCGTTTGCGAACCCGGCGTCCTTCACCATTTGCAGGAAGGTCTCTTGGTCGGGGAATTTGCGGATCGATTCGACCAGATACTGATAGCTGTCGTAGTCATTGGCGATCAGCTTGCCCATCCGGGGGATGACGTTGAAGCTGTATAGATCATAAAGCTTCTGCATGCCGTCATTCGGGAGCTGCGAGAATTCCAGCACCATCAGGCGGCCACCGGGTTTCAACACGCGGTAGGCCTCCTCCAGTGCCTTTTGCGGGCGGGTGACGTTCCGGATCCCGAAGGAGATCGTGTAGACGTCAAAGGTATTGTCCTTGAACGGCAGCGCCATGGCATCGCCTGTGACCCAATCCAGGCTGTCGGCCATCTGGGCGGCTTCTGCGCGCATACGGCCTTCCTCCAGCATTGGCTGGGTCAGGTCCAGCACGGTGGAATGCCCGTGCCCGGCGCGTTTCAGGAAGCGGAAGGAAATGTCGCCGGTGCCGCCTGCCACGTCCAGAAGACGCTGACCGGGGCGCGGCGCCAGCCAGTCCATCATCGCATCCTTCCAGATGCGGTGGATGCCGACGCTCATCACGTCGTTCATCACGTCGTATTTCGAGGCAACAGAGTTGAAGACGCCCTGCACGCGGCCCGCCTTTTCCCGCTCGGGAACGGTTTCAAAGCCGAAATGGGTTGTGGTGTCGTTTGTATCGCTCATGCGGCTTGCCGTTTTCCTAGGTTCGTCCCAGTTATAGGGCGCTTGCGGTCGGGCACAATGCGGCCCATGCATCTAAAGTGTCAGGAGCGATGTAATGCCAGAATTGCCAGAGGTCGAGACGGTGCGCCAAGGTTTGGCGCCTGCAATGGAAGGCGCGGTGATAACGCGGGCCGCAGTGAACCGCCCGGATCTGCGCTGGCCCTTCCCCGATCGCATGGCGGAGAGGTTGACCGGAGCCCGGGTCAATGCACTGAGACGCCGGTCGAAATACATCCTGGCCGACCTCGATACGGGGGAGACCCTGCTGGTGCATCTGGGCATGTCGGGCCGCATGACGGTGTCGGGGGATCCGCTGGGGCGTTTCGTGCATGAACATCCGCAGGCCCAGAAGCACGACCATGTGGTGCTGGACATGGACAATGGCGCGCGCATCACCTTCAACGACCCGCGCCGGTTTGGGGCGATGGATCTCTTGGAGACCTCCACGGCAGAGCAGCACAAGCTGCTGTCGGTGCTGGGGCCTGAGCCGCTTGGCAATGATTTCCACGAAGATCACCTGACCGCTGCCTTCAAAGGACGCAACACGCCGGTGAAATCGGCGCTTCTGGATCAGGGAATCATCGCCGGTCTGGGCAATATCTACGTCTGCGAAACGCTGTTCCGAGCCGGGATCTCGCCCAAAAGAAAGGCAGGGCAGATTGCCGCGCCGCGCGTGGCGGCGCTGGTGCCGATCATCCGCACCGTGTTGGAAGATGCCATTCGCGCCGGTGGCTCCTCGCTGAAAGATTTCCGACAAGCCAATGGAGAACTTGGATATTTTCAGCATACCTTTGATGTCTACGGCCGCGAGGGAGAGCCGTGTCGGCGGGAGGGATGCGGCGGAACCATTGCGAGAATCACCCAATCCGGGCGATCGTCTTTCTACTGTGGCAAGTGCCAAAGATAGCTTGAACGAGATATGTCTCGTGATAATGACTCGTTTCTGAACGGAACAATCGAAAGCGATACCCATGGCCTATGAGACGATCAACGTCGAAGTGAAGGACCACGTTTGCCTCATCAAGCTGAACCGACCCGAAGCGTTGAACGCGCTCAATCAAGAGCTGCTGACTGAACTCTGCGCCGCCCTGGAAGAGGCCGACGCCAGCGATAAGGTGCGCTGCATCGTTCTGACCGGTTCGGAAAAGGCATTTGCCGCAGGCGCCGACATCAAAGAGATGTCTTCGATGAGCTTCACCGAGGTGTTCTCGACCAATCTCTTTGCTTTTGTGAACGATCGCATCACGGCCGTCCGCAAGCCGATCATTGCCGCGGTATCCGGCTATGCGCTGGGCGGTGGCTGCGAGCTGGCGATGCTCTGCGATTTCATCATCGCGGCAGATTCGGCCAAGTTCGGTCAGCCCGAAATCAACCTCGGCGTCATCGCCGGTATCGGCGGTACCCAGCGTCTGACGCGTTTCGTGGGCAAATCCAAATCCATGGACATGAACCTGACCGGTCGTTTCATGACCGCCGAAGAAGCTGAGCGCGCCGGTCTGGTGTCGCGCGTTGTGCCCGGCAAGAAGCTGATCGAAGAAGCGATGGGCGCAGCCCAGAAGATCGCCGAGAAATCCCTGCTGACCGCGATGGCCGTCAAGGAAACCGTGAACCGCTCTTACGAGCTGCCGCTGAGCGAAGGCATGCTGTTCGAGCGCCGCGTCTTCCATTCGATGTTCGCCACCGAAGATCAGAAAGAAGGCATGGCGGCCTTCCTTGAAAAGCGCGAAGCGCAGTTCCGGGACAAGTAAGCCAGCCGTACCGATATGAACGCGAAAGGGCAGGCGCGGCCTGCCCTTTCTTTTTGAAAACCGGCCTCGTGTCTATTGGCCTTGCCAAGGTTCGGCAGCCTCTGTATAGACCTCCGCCATACATGCGCGTGCAGCCCGCCTAGGCTAGAATCACACCGGTGGTCGGATCCGGGTTCGGCTGGCATTGCGTCTATTGAAAAACACGAACTCGATACAAAGGTCAGACACCATGGCAAATTCGCCCCAGGCAAAAAAACGCGCCCGTCAGAACGAAAAGCGTTTTGCTGTAAACAAAGCCCGTCGTTCGCGCATCCGTACCTTCCTGCGTAAAGTTGAAGAAGCAATCGCATCCGGCGACAAAGAGGCAGCAACCGCAGCTCTGCGCGCAGCCCAGCCCGAACTGATGCGCGGCGTGACCAAAGGCGTCTACCACAAGAACACCGCCTCGCGGAAAGTGTCCCGCCTGGCCGCCCGCGTCAAAGCGCTGGGTTAAATCTTAAGAAATCTGAAATCTGCCATTGGTGGGTTTTTTACGGAAGGCATCGCGATTTGCGGTGCCTTTCTTTTTTGATCGCTTCTTAAGCCAGTGCTGCAGGCGCGAGAGATTCTTTGCGGCTAAAGCACGAGTCAACATCATAGTTTCGTTGCCGCTTCCCCCCACAAATTGCTACCACTAATACAGCGATTCACTCGCTGGGGGACAGGCTGCTCGCGGTGATCTTAACGGGCATTAAGATCACTTCCAGGGCTCAGATATATTGCGGTCATGCCAGATCGCAGTGGTCTGATACCAGAGCCGTGCCAGATGATCTGGCACATGGTCTTGTTTCGATTTTGGTGCATATCGACTCAACGCGTGTTGTGCGGCGGTCGAAGGATTTTGTGTGTGTTTCAGGATCCGTACCGCCCGACATGGGTACTGCGTCTGGTCTGACCGGCACGCACCGAATGTCCTGTGTGTGAACGCGCCTCCGGACGGGGAGGCTTGATGAAACGATAGGTCGAAAATGGCCGCTGCTTTTGGGGACGCGTGAGGCGTAGCATGACGGAAGAAAAATGGGGACAGCTCAGACAACGATTGCTCAAGACAGTCGGTCAAAACAATTTCACCACCTGGATCGAGCCGCTTGAATTCAGTTCGGTCGATGAAGGCGTCGCGGTCTTTCATGTGCCGACGAACTTCATGGGGAACTATGTCAGCCAGAACTTTGCAGATCTGATTCTGCACGAGCTCAGCATGTCCGGTGAATCGGTACAGCGGCTTGCGTTTAAGGTGGCTGCCAACTCACCTGCCCGCCCGGTGCGGCAGACGGAACGGGCCGCTGAACCCTTTGCCGAAATGGCCGAGGCGAGTACTGCTCAGGCAGGCGCTGCTGCGCGGACCGAGGATGCGGCTGCGTCGTCTTCGTCGTCGCGTGACGGGCTGGATGCCTTGCAGGCGGCACCGCTGGATCCGCGGTTCACCTTTGACAGCTTTGTTGTCGGAAAGCCGAACGAACTGGCCCATGCCGCTGCGCGCCGCGTGGCCGAGGGCGGTCCGGTGACTTTCAATCCGCTGGTGCTCTATGGCGGTGTTGGCCTGGGTAAAACCCACCTGATGCACGCCATCGCCTGGGAGCTGAAAGAACAGAACCCGCAGCTGAACGTGCTCTACTTGTCGGCGGAACAGTTCATGTACCGCTTTGTGCAGGCGCTGCGCGAACGCAAGATGATGGACTTCAAACACCTGTTCCGCTCGGTCGACGTGCTGATGGTGGATGACGTGCAATTCATTGCGGGCAAGGATTCCACGCAGGAAGAATTCTTCCATACCTTCAATGCGCTGGTGGACCAGAACAAGCAGATCATCATTTCGGCGGACCGTGCCCCGGGTGAGATCAAGGATCTTGAGGACCGCGTGAAATCGCGTCTGCAATGTGGTCTGGTGGTGGATCTGCACCCCACCGATTACGAACTGCGTCTCGGCATCCTTCAGACCAAGGTGCAGCAGCACCGCGAAACCTATCCGGGCCTTGAAATCGCTGATGGCGTGCTTGAATTCCTGGCGCATCGCATCTCGACCAACGTGCGTGTTCTCGAAGGCGCTCTGACTCGTCTCTTCGCCTTTGCCTCGCTCGTTGGGCGCGAGATCGACATGGATCTGACACAGGACTGTCTGGCCGATGTGCTGCGCGCCTCGGAACGTAAAATCACCGTCGAAGAGATCCAGCGCAAGGTGTCGGAATATTACAACATCCGCATGTCGGACATCATCGGCCCCAAGCGTCTGCGCTCCTATGCGCGGCCGCGGCAGGTGGCGATGTATCTGTGCAAGCAGTTGACCAGCCGGTCGCTGCCGGAAATCGGCCGCCGTTTTGGCGGGCGCGACCACACAACCGTGATGCATGGTGTCAAACGGATTGAAGAGCTGAAGACGACCGACGGCCAGATCGCCGAAGACGTCGAAATGCTGCGCCGCTCCCTGGAGGCATAAGCGCGATCCGACCGAGACGTGACAATGCGGCCCCGGCAATCCGGGGCCGTTTTTCCATGCAGGACCGGGATGCCATTTGTATGCCAGCGGGCAACGTTTGACGGTGTTCTGC
This genomic stretch from Phaeobacter gallaeciensis harbors:
- a CDS encoding acetyl-CoA C-acyltransferase family protein, with product MTDIVILDGARTAIGTFGGALANTAPIDLATVASKAALERSGVAPEQIGHVVFGHVINTEPRDMYLSRVAAMQAGIPNGTPAMNVNRLCGSGAQAIVSGIQSLMLGDADYALTGGAENMSRSPFITPSARWGQKMGDVKSLDMMLGALSCPFGTGHMGVTAENVADEHGVTREQMDEFAMTSQTRAAAAIEAGHFASQIVPVEVKVKRDMVPFEVDEHPKATSMEALAGLRPVFQKDGRVTAGNASGINDGAAALVLARAEAAEKAGLTPKARVVGYAHAGVRPEVMGIGPVPAVQNLLKKTGLKASDFDVIESNEAFAAQALAVNKELGLDPAKVNPNGGAIALGHPVGATGALITIKTLYELERTGGKLGLITMCIGGGQGIALAIERL
- the ubiB gene encoding 2-polyprenylphenol 6-hydroxylase, with translation MRGPHNIIRLIRTGATLERTGAMNVVLDAFEAPKPLRILAHTLGWPFKWLGYKGDPKMPPATRALTALGPAYIKFGQVLSTRPDVVGEDLAQQLRVLQDKLPPFPREVAMAEVAKELSRPVDEVFSEFSEPIAAASIAQVHRARLADSGEFVAVKVLRPGIERAFKKDVDAFYFAARIVDLFAPGARRLRPIDVIEHFDGVVQGELDLRLESAAASEFAANTGQDEGFTLPQVQWNHSARRVMTLGWADGVPLGDNDAIDAAGHDRQVLGARVLTLFLQHALRDGFFHADMHQGNLKVAANGDIIAYDFGIMGHIDEYTRRVYAEILFGFIKRDYKRVAEVHFEAGYVPADRDVDEFARALRAVGEPIFGMDASHISMGRLLNYLFEVTERFGMETRTELILLQRTMVVVEGVARSLDPHINIWEAARPVVEDYIKKSIGPRAVASDLLSTARVMARFGPRLPALVERALVAQVQDTEAHPRSSWGWLAPAMIGAGAGGLCVGLLALVL
- the ubiE gene encoding bifunctional demethylmenaquinone methyltransferase/2-methoxy-6-polyprenyl-1,4-benzoquinol methylase UbiE, whose translation is MSDTNDTTTHFGFETVPEREKAGRVQGVFNSVASKYDVMNDVMSVGIHRIWKDAMMDWLAPRPGQRLLDVAGGTGDISFRFLKRAGHGHSTVLDLTQPMLEEGRMRAEAAQMADSLDWVTGDAMALPFKDNTFDVYTISFGIRNVTRPQKALEEAYRVLKPGGRLMVLEFSQLPNDGMQKLYDLYSFNVIPRMGKLIANDYDSYQYLVESIRKFPDQETFLQMVKDAGFANAKYRNLSLGIAALHSGWKI
- the mutM gene encoding bifunctional DNA-formamidopyrimidine glycosylase/DNA-(apurinic or apyrimidinic site) lyase; this translates as MPELPEVETVRQGLAPAMEGAVITRAAVNRPDLRWPFPDRMAERLTGARVNALRRRSKYILADLDTGETLLVHLGMSGRMTVSGDPLGRFVHEHPQAQKHDHVVLDMDNGARITFNDPRRFGAMDLLETSTAEQHKLLSVLGPEPLGNDFHEDHLTAAFKGRNTPVKSALLDQGIIAGLGNIYVCETLFRAGISPKRKAGQIAAPRVAALVPIIRTVLEDAIRAGGSSLKDFRQANGELGYFQHTFDVYGREGEPCRREGCGGTIARITQSGRSSFYCGKCQR
- a CDS encoding enoyl-CoA hydratase gives rise to the protein MAYETINVEVKDHVCLIKLNRPEALNALNQELLTELCAALEEADASDKVRCIVLTGSEKAFAAGADIKEMSSMSFTEVFSTNLFAFVNDRITAVRKPIIAAVSGYALGGGCELAMLCDFIIAADSAKFGQPEINLGVIAGIGGTQRLTRFVGKSKSMDMNLTGRFMTAEEAERAGLVSRVVPGKKLIEEAMGAAQKIAEKSLLTAMAVKETVNRSYELPLSEGMLFERRVFHSMFATEDQKEGMAAFLEKREAQFRDK
- the rpsT gene encoding 30S ribosomal protein S20, whose amino-acid sequence is MANSPQAKKRARQNEKRFAVNKARRSRIRTFLRKVEEAIASGDKEAATAALRAAQPELMRGVTKGVYHKNTASRKVSRLAARVKALG
- the dnaA gene encoding chromosomal replication initiator protein DnaA yields the protein MTEEKWGQLRQRLLKTVGQNNFTTWIEPLEFSSVDEGVAVFHVPTNFMGNYVSQNFADLILHELSMSGESVQRLAFKVAANSPARPVRQTERAAEPFAEMAEASTAQAGAAARTEDAAASSSSSRDGLDALQAAPLDPRFTFDSFVVGKPNELAHAAARRVAEGGPVTFNPLVLYGGVGLGKTHLMHAIAWELKEQNPQLNVLYLSAEQFMYRFVQALRERKMMDFKHLFRSVDVLMVDDVQFIAGKDSTQEEFFHTFNALVDQNKQIIISADRAPGEIKDLEDRVKSRLQCGLVVDLHPTDYELRLGILQTKVQQHRETYPGLEIADGVLEFLAHRISTNVRVLEGALTRLFAFASLVGREIDMDLTQDCLADVLRASERKITVEEIQRKVSEYYNIRMSDIIGPKRLRSYARPRQVAMYLCKQLTSRSLPEIGRRFGGRDHTTVMHGVKRIEELKTTDGQIAEDVEMLRRSLEA